DNA from Brassica napus cultivar Da-Ae chromosome C4, Da-Ae, whole genome shotgun sequence:
TGGTTAAGTACTAAAACGGATCTAAAAGTTTAATATCCGGATAACCAAACCCGAATCCGAActcaaatgaaatattttggataccgaaaatatctaaaacacaattatatacttaaagaattaattattttaaattttatctattagatattcaataatatgaaaatgtctaaaataataaaacatgttcaaaatactgaaaatatatatttttctccatttaaatatttaaactgaactattttttatgtaaatttaagtatttagtcttacattattcaatttttttttattttttcattattcaaaattttatgttttatattattttattttcaaatttttaggattaaatatatttggatttttgttaaaaattattacataattaaaatggaTACCCgaactcgaacccgaaccgaacctaCAATAATTcgaaccaaatccaaaccatattcaaaccaaaatttgtaaatatccgaatcatatttaaatttttaactcTAAAATTCTGAAATGCGAATAGATCAACCGAAATCAACCGAATCCGAACGGATATCTAAATGTCCATCCCTTGAAAAGCTATAAGACAAATCTTTTATTACAACGTAAACTAAATATTCTAATCAATTATTTCACTCTGCGCACGGCGCGGATTACTACTTAGTGTTTATTTAATGTAGAAACCCTTGAACTAAAGATTTATcggtagtaatggtaattatgacctggtagggtttaattcattaaatacttagttttgaagtttttacccaaaacaaattAGTTGAGGGGTTCTAAAGTTAAAAgtccttttaaaaataatagttaCCTTCTCTTCTTTGGTACATTGCCAAAAATACAGGGCTATGTGCTTGGAAACCCGGTAACCGATATTGAATTTGATGAGAACCATCGTATTCCTTATGATCATGGGATGGCACTGATCTCTGGTGAACTTTACGAGGTATGAGCACCACATACGTGTAAAAATATGCCtaagaaatagaaaatatatagaataaaaataatataaaacataaagaatATGTAAGTTCACTTAATCTGATTTGTACAtggatttacatatttataaaagaatAATACAGTTGTTGAATACATAAATAAGAACTAGAATTTGATCCGTGGATGTTTGTAAaatgatatatgtatatataaaaagatttcaaaacataacaatttAATTCTTCCTTTTATGCAACTTTAATATATTGTTTAGAACATATATTTTGTTAGTATATTgtgttatttacattttttatttcataaataatagaaGAATCTAGAAAAAACTGATATGCAATGCTTTTCTAGGATGCAAACTCATACGTGTTATTCTCAAATGAAATACTAGAaattaaaaacatgtttaatgaAAAATTCAAGATCTTCAAGAACATAAAAGCCATTCTTTGTTGATCCTTCTCCAATTATTTTGTTCtgttttaatatcctgaaaacAAATATCAGTAGCACTGAAAATAGCCACgcaatcaaaatatttattttcttttaaaacatacaACACTTTTGAAATAGCTTCAAGCATATAAAAGGTTTTAGAATCTTTGTTAAACAATTTCAAATTTCCAATACAATTAACAGGCACATTACGACCATTAGCATAACAACATTTTCTGAAGCAAGTTTAAAGTTATCAATTAGACTTGCATCAATAATCATACGATGGGATGCACTAGAATCAATAATAATTGGTTTGTGAAATCTAAGAGTATCTAAGGCTTTATCAGATTCTTTTAGAGAGGCAATGCTTTTGATGAGATATTCAAAATCAGATTTCCTCACCAGAACATCTTCAACAGCAGAAGCAGACATAGCCTTTAAACcatctccccccccccccttggTGGCGGATTTAGATGTAGATTAAAAATCCAACATTTGTCCTTAGTATGATCTTTCTTTTTGCAATGCTCACACGTACTCTTTCATAGATCTTTTTGTTGGCAAAAGATAACTCACTTTTAAGGCCAAACAAAGAAATAGAACCTTATCTTTTTGAATATGCATACATACCTCATCCAAACTTGGAAGTTTGTTAGATCGTAAGATGTGATGAATCAAGCCATTGAATAAGTTGTTGAGAGAAGAAAGAAGGCCAAAAACTTTGTCTTTTTTCACGCATTTCATATAAAATCATTGGATATGTGAGTGGAGGACGAAGAATCTCCCGTTCTGCCTAAAGAGCTTTGAACTCGCAAAAATGTTTTGGAGAATAAATTATCCCCTTGTTGGAGAGCAGTCAACGCATTCTTGACTTCAAAGATGCGACTCATATTTGATGTGTTTGCGTAGAATCCTTTTAGAGGCATAGACATGGTATATCTTGAAGGCTCAAAATGATAAGTTATTTAGGGGCATAGACATGGATCTCATGAAACTAGTCAGATATGCGGATGACGAATGCCAAGCTTGGTTTACTGCAAATAATATGGTGCCTTTATCTCCACAAGAACATCATAATGAGGAAACACAAGCCTTGAACTTGAGTAACATATGTATGGTGGATGGCACATGGACCTCTACAGCTCAGTGGATGTGGATGAGTTTGGACTTTGGAAGGACAGTTTGGGGAAAATTTAACTAATTGGGACGTGTAACTTAAGACCGCGAGAGGATGCTTGGCATACAGAATTAGAAGCACCGCAATGGGCAATGGAAAGTATGATTCAACATTCGACATGTCAAAAATTTGGGACGGACTGCAAGGATCTGATTGCAATGATGAAAAAGCCTTTTGCATGGCCAAATTTCACGACATAATTGGATGAGATAAAGTATCTTCAATTACGCTTCTTGGCTTTCAAGATTTCATATATCCCGCGTGCAAAATAGAATTTCTGACTCTTTAACTAGAACTGCGAGATCTCATTATAtagatttatgttttattggttgttctattccgatcTGATTGTCCAAACCAGCTCAAGTTTGGATAATATAATATCTTTTTGTTGTCCAACAAAGGACTTAAAGTTAATTCTGGTCAGTAGAATAAATGATGAACGACAGAACTTAACTTCATTAGACTTGGTTGTTGGCTCCAAATATATCTACACATATATCAACAATACCTACTGTTATTTGAAACTTGAAAGTAGATAACAAGGTAGTTCAAAACTCTTGTTTTGTAAGCAGTCGATGAAGACAATCTGCAAAGGAGAATATAGAACTATTGATCCAAGTAACAAGGAATGCTTCAAAATCGTTGAAGAATATCATAAGTGCACTGATGGAATAAACTACAAACTTGTCATAGCGCCATTGTGCGAAGATGAAGACACACCTCCCGATTGTTATGTAAGTAATCCATCTTACCCTCTGTTAACTGTCAGATGTAAGTATTTAGAAGTTTGCATTTGCAGGATTATAGGTACGTGTTAAATACCTACTGGGCCAACGATGAGAGCGTGCGTAAGGCTCTTCGCATTAATAAGGTATTAGATATGACAAAAGAGTTAAGATTCACGATATTTTGGTAATGACGAGGAACTATGATTGCAGGAGAGTAAAGGGAAATGGGTACTTTGTAACATTGAAATATCTTACAACAATGACATCAAAAGCAGTGTACCATACCACGTAAATAACAGCATTAGTGGCTATCCTTCCCTCATCTTCAGGTCAGAGTTTAGCCTCTTGCCAGAAAATTCAAGGATTTTTGTAAACTTAGGTTTTGTTGAATGAACAGTGGTGATCACGATATGCTTGTGCCTTTCCTTGGAACTCAAGCTTGGATTAGATCTCTTAACTATTCTGTCACTGATGACTGGAACCTTGGATGATAGGCGATCAAATCGCAGGGTATATTGCCTTCTTCTTTTGTTCAGTCTCTTGTTAATTTCATCATACGACTTGTCGCATGAGCTCATATATAAGATTCGCTATGTTTTGGCAGATACACGAGAACGTATGCCAATAGGATGACATTTGCGACTATCAAAGTTAGTCCTTTATTTGTTTCCACTCACATTTTGCGGCGCGTTCGCTTTATGTTTCTTAATTTACTGACCCGTGTTGGGTTTGCTTGTAGGGAGGAGGGCACACTACAGAGTAAAAACCAGAGGAGTGTTATATCATGTTCCAAAGGTGTATCAGTGGCCAACCTCTTTAGCAAAAAGTCCAAGTCCAGCCATGGGCATATAGCTTGGTCCTATACATAATCAGATGAAATATTGGTATAGGACCTCAAATGTCTAAAAGTAATAAGCATAAACTATATAGttctaaattattaaataaattctattactttttatttaattatctatGATCCTCAAAATTTCAAGATCAGttcaataatattattattatattaccGCATGTGTATGTTATTAAGAAATCTTTACTTTCAATTGAAACTTGGGGGAAGTCACTGGAACCAGAATCTGTAtggaatttaataattttaaaagttagagGTTATTGGTAGatgaattccaaaaaaatttcttttgagattatattgttatttttatagatttttaaaatcgtAGTAAAATCCAATGTTATTAgtttaataatgattttttaaattaaattcaaaatcttttgttattaaaaatagataacaTTGATTTTGTAATTCTACTAAATTTTAGTATTATTGGGATATAAATTATTCATCATTTTTCTCATAAAGCTCAAGTTTAagaatatcaaatatattcgtaagatatttttaatttctatgtAAAAATACCACATACACATGAACACACAAAAGTactgtatttattttataacttttaagaataatataataaaatttacaattaacaaaattataaagaggtggaaaacaatttaaaacagaaaattagaataatagACAATTCATAGGTTAATTTTattcacatacaaataaaaaatcatggAAGACTTCAAACAAAATCAAGCAAGCGAccacaaaatataaatacaaccattattaaaagaataaaaaaatattttaataccaaacaataataattttttttgcctAAAATAACCTAAAACTTCAATTTCAATTCAAGCATATACCATATctttaattaaatgaaaatattacataaagGAATATTGAAATTATATCCAGAtcgttaaaacaaaaaaaccactaaaatattttcaagattATAATTTAAAGAATTTTACCCGAAATATTAAATCTTCTGAACAGATTTcatgaataaatattttgagtaaactttttgagaaattttatgAGCAGACATTTTTGAGAATTTcttctgaatattttttttatcaattttgtttacagattgaatcttataaataattataaaatttaaaattttatttcggtgaaaaataaattttaaataatgtaaatataaataattacaatttttaaaaattgaatattattaaatatatcgaaaaacatataaattgtaAATCACGTTTATCCATTTGTTAGGGTATGGCAACATAtgtttaaataatgtttatatttttaaagttagaTTCTGAAttctttatatttaaatattaatttgcaTTTTGTTCCTAGTTCTTATTGTAATGTCTGTCacaaaattgaaaatttgatataatatttaacgttttatcaaaaagaaagaagagaaggaacGGAAACATTGGAAAGGGAATGATGATAAATTAAACGAACGACTATACAAGCGATTATGTAATCGTGGAATTGGGTTAGTAGTAGTACTTGATGGCAGTGTAGGCAAATTGAAACTTGGGTACTGTCTTCTTATACTGGAATGAACCTAATCTGGTTTTACTTTTGTATCTGTTCCTGTTTTTTTAGTAATGTATGTTGTGGACCTTGTGGTCTAAAAGGCAAATCGTCACACGGTTTGGTTGGTTGCCACTTGATTGATATTAATATgctttttcattaatttttcttttttttatattttaaatacgcGACAGATTCGGATAAGTAGTCAAAAAATTCAAAGATGGAGACAAGTGAATTACGGTACaccttttgtgtgtgtgtgttttctactattacaaatttaatttaatcgTTGGTCTTGTGCCGGTTTATCATAACTCCAATGGCTAACGCCAACGTTTCCTCTGTCCTGcagcttctttttcttcttattatcTTGTCTGGCAATGCTGTTGATTCTACCTCTATCATCAAGTATCTTCCTGGTTTTGAAGGTCCTCTTCCTTTTGAGTTCGAAACCGGGTTTGTTTGCTGAAAAACTCTTACCATACTAAACGGGGTTTGTTCTGAGTTTGGAGTTGAGAGTATCTATGACTTTTTATTGAAAGGTATATTGGTGTTGGTGAGGAAGAGCAAGTGCAGTTGTTCTACTACTTCATCAAATCTGAAAGGAATCCAGAAGAAGACCCTCTTCTTCTCTGGTTAAGTGGAGGACCTGGTTGCTCTTCAATCTCCGGTCTTCTTTACGAGAACGGTAATTTGACTCACTTTAACTCATTGTTATGCTATGTCTCTGCTTTGTTTCTGAAGCAAGATTACCAAAAGAACAGGGCCTGTGACTGTGAAATTTGAGGTTTACAATGGGACTCTTCCTTCCTTGATCGCTACTACATATTCATGGACTAAGGTATCACAAAGTGTTTGTACATTATtcaaatatgacaaataaaaacTCCCAATTGTTTAtgctcatctttttttttttcaagttgtGCATCAGATATCAAGTATAATATATTTGGATCAGCCTGTTGGAACTGGCTTCTCCTACTCAAGAACTCAACTTGCTAGCAAACCAAGTGATTCAGGAGAAGTCAAGCTGATCCACGAGTTTCTTCaaaaggtttaaaaaaaaaagatttaattgGTCATCTCTTGAAGCATCTCTTCTTTGTGCATATATACACACATTTACGAGCCTTTTATTTTgtgtggttgttgttgttgtgcagTGGCTAAACAAGCGTCAAGAGTTTTTGTCCAACCCTTTTTATGCAGGTGGAGATTCTTATTCCGGTATGGTTCTTCCCGCACTCGTTCAAGAAATCTCAAAAGGAAACTATTTATGCTGCAAACCTCCAATAAACCTTCAGGGCTACGTGCTCGGAAACCCTGTAACCGATATTGAGTTTGATTATAACCATCGCATTCCGTTTACTCATGGAATGGCACTGATCTCTGATGAACTTTACGAGGTATGAAACTACTGTTGTCTGAAAGTAGATAGCAAAAGTAGCTGAAAACTCTTGTTTTGTAAGCAGTCGATGAAGAGAATCTGCAAAGGAGAGTATGAAACTGTTGATCCAAGTAACAAGGAATGCTTGAAACTCGTTGAAGAATATCATAAGTGCACTGATAGAATAAACTACTCACTTGTCACGACGCCATTGTGCGAAGATGACCCATCTCCCGATTGCTATGTACGTGATCCATCTTACGTACACTCTGTTAACTGTTAGATAATGTTTTTACGAGTTTGCATTTACAGGATTATCGGTACGTGTTAACTACCTACTGGGCCAATGATGAGAGTGTGCGCAGGGCTCTTCACATTAATAAGGTAATAGATATGACAAAAAGATTAAGATTCACAATCTCTTGGTAAGGACGAGAAACTATGGTTGCAGGAGAGTAAAGGGAAATGGGTACGTTGTGACTGGGATATGCCTTACACTAATGACATCAAAAGCAGTGTACCATACCATATGAATAACAGCATCAATGGCTATCCTTCTCTCATCTTCAGGTGAGCAGAGTTTTAGCCTCTTGCTATAAAATCAAAggctttttttttccttctaaacttatgttttattggGTGAACAGTGGTGATCATGACATGTATGTGCCTTCCCTTGGAACTCAAGCTTGGATTAGATCGCTTAACTATTCTGTCACTGATGACTGGAGACCTTGGATGATAGGCGATCAAATCGCTGGGTATATTACCTTCCTTTTTGTTCATTCTCCTGTTAATTTCATTAGTCGAATGAGCTCATCGGATTTGCTCTGTTTTGGCAGATACACGAGGACTTATGCCAATCAAATGACATTTGCCACAATCAAAGCAAGTCTTTTCTTTGTTTCCACTCAAGCATTTTGATAGCTGTTTTCGCTTATGTTTTCTTAACTGAACTGTGCTGGGTTTGATTATAGGGAGGAGGACACACTCCAGAGTATAAACCAAAAGAGAGTTATATCATGTTCCAAAGGTGGATCAGTGGCCAACCTCTTTAGCAACAAGTCCAAGTCAAAGTCCAGGACCGGTCATTGGGATATAGTTAGATCATGATTCATGGACAATGAAACATTGGCCCAAAACTCCACTTTTGGTATAACAtacataaattacataattcccaatTATTAATGCAAAATCTTACTAAAGtgtcattttaacatttttcacacaaattaaaaaaaataaatggaatGCTTTAATGTTggttttttcattaaattacTCATAATTCGTCCAACATTATTTATCAAAGCATTTGTATATGATCATCACGCCTTCTCCATAAGAAAACTTTACTCTTCAAGTTAAACTTTTAATATGTTACATAAGGTACTTACATTCTGCACTTTGATGTAGCACACTTATATTTGAATCTTTTAGAATAGGCACACGTCCGAGTTTAGGTCGTAAGTCAAACCGTAATCTTATTGGCAAGCAAGCCTAACGCTAGCGAGGAAAACCGTTTAAACTATcattcaaagtttttttttaagtttaagcatcagtttttaaagaaacaaaactatTTCGATTATTAACGAGAAATGGTGGTTTATGGCAAAAGATGTGGAACTAAGTAGAATCATACTTCTTTCCCCTCACCTAAACCATGCATCGTTATGTTCTGTTCCAAAACATTCGGACACGAACTGTGTTTGCAAGTACAAATTCAAGAACGAATTCATGTTTTTGATGTGATGACACAACACCACAAACATAAAGTAGATACTAAGGGAAGATGGATACTGAAAAGAAAGAAGGTGGATCAAAATTAGGCAAGTACCAATCTGAGAATCCTCTCCGGCTATGATTCCTGCGTAGGTATGCTCCTGGCCACTGAAGTTTCTCTACCTTGGCAAAATGCCTGTGATTCAACATGATAATAGTGGAC
Protein-coding regions in this window:
- the LOC106347826 gene encoding serine carboxypeptidase-like 7 isoform X2, yielding MANANVSSVLQLLFLLIILSGNAVDSTSIIKYLPGFEGPLPFEFETGYIGVGEEEQVQLFYYFIKSERNPEEDPLLLWLSGGPGCSSISGLLYENGPVTVKFEVYNGTLPSLIATTYSWTKISSIIYLDQPVGTGFSYSRTQLASKPSDSGEVKLIHEFLQKWLNKRQEFLSNPFYAGGDSYSGMVLPALVQEISKGNYLCCKPPINLQGYVLGNPVTDIEFDYNHRIPFTHGMALISDELYESMKRICKGEYETVDPSNKECLKLVEEYHKCTDRINYSLVTTPLCEDDPSPDCYDYRYVLTTYWANDESVRRALHINKESKGKWVRCDWDMPYTNDIKSSVPYHMNNSINGYPSLIFSGDHDMYVPSLGTQAWIRSLNYSVTDDWRPWMIGDQIAGYTRTYANQMTFATIKGGGHTPEYKPKESYIMFQRWISGQPL
- the LOC106347826 gene encoding serine carboxypeptidase-like 7 isoform X1, with translation MANANVSSVLQLLFLLIILSGNAVDSTSIIKYLPGFEGPLPFEFETGYIGVGEEEQVQLFYYFIKSERNPEEDPLLLWLSGGPGCSSISGLLYENGPVTVKFEVYNGTLPSLIATTYSWTKISSIIYLDQPVGTGFSYSRTQLASKPSDSGEVKLIHEFLQKWLNKRQEFLSNPFYAGGDSYSGMVLPALVQEISKGNYLCCKPPINLQGYVLGNPVTDIEFDYNHRIPFTHGMALISDELYESMKRICKGEYETVDPSNKECLKLVEEYHKCTDRINYSLVTTPLCEDDPSPDCYDYRYVLTTYWANDESVRRALHINKDEKLWLQESKGKWVRCDWDMPYTNDIKSSVPYHMNNSINGYPSLIFSGDHDMYVPSLGTQAWIRSLNYSVTDDWRPWMIGDQIAGYTRTYANQMTFATIKGGGHTPEYKPKESYIMFQRWISGQPL
- the LOC106347826 gene encoding serine carboxypeptidase-like 7 isoform X3, which gives rise to MANANVSSVLQLLFLLIILSGNAVDSTSIIKYLPGFEGPLPFEFETGYIGVGEEEQVQLFYYFIKSERNPEEDPLLLWLSGGPGCSSISGLLYENGPVTVKFEVYNGTLPSLIATTYSWTKISSIIYLDQPVGTGFSYSRTQLASKPSDSGEVKLIHEFLQKWLNKRQEFLSNPFYAGGDSYSGMVLPALVQEISKGNYLCCKPPINLQGYVLGNPVTDIEFDYNHRIPFTHGMALISDELYESMKRICKGEYETVDPSNKECLKLVEEYHKCTDRINYSLVTTPLCEDDPSPDCYDYRYVLTTYWANDESVRRALHINKESKGKWVRCDWDMPYTNDIKSSVPYHMNNSINGYPSLIFSGDHDMYVPSLGTQAWIRSLNYSVTDDWRPWMIGDQIAGYTRTYANQMTFATIKASLFFDTLQSINQKRVISCSKGGSVANLFSNKSKSKSRTGHWDIVRS